A genomic window from Salvia miltiorrhiza cultivar Shanhuang (shh) chromosome 5, IMPLAD_Smil_shh, whole genome shotgun sequence includes:
- the LOC130986898 gene encoding uncharacterized protein LOC130986898 has product MDPLNEQRLRDEVTFLHSLWHQGPPAPRPPSAATRHHLHPSKATLFKKKPNPTGKRWKILPHDATSSHSAEWPCPATPPPATAWPTACGPTPEPLLLSPEEQSKLAAKRAHHDALKVVRDFLITNNPDGFDETEGSDDDDGDEPMAGDRGCEEYGIFYKVFEDTILKEYYEKNFVMGEFSCLVCGVVVGGKNSTKKFKGCLPLVQHSITIEKTKRRRAHRAFAQAVCKVLGWDIHRLPEIVSMLSDKSGNTQGNSNGDNKESLVALSHNVDSVKHVTSYGKANEAEPASHSGENLEDIGVVNALPDNEEPASDGLTVSFSATVFPSAAVPMVSHHLQPSEAECPCPSPPHLPPTSGWPTTGLATLEKSSLKALPPSFEEQLILAARHAHQHALKVVHEFFRTDKSNDSDEIDSESDDGDDDELMEEDSGSEKYSVFLKVFEEGTELREYYMKNFSEGEFSCLVCGAVGGKRSGKTFKGCLPLVQHSITIAKTKKRKPHRAFGRAVCKVLGWDIDCLHDIAGMLSDKTGKIQDSKEDSVSSVHNVDLVKPNDDTLEGKNDEAAPESGRVCSGIPSNSDDGDMNLTCPDADRNLGNGNLHAHSLEDPIAE; this is encoded by the exons ATGGATCCGCTGAACGAACAACGGCTGAGAGATGAGGTTACTTTCCTTCACTCCCTCTGGCATCAAGGACCCCCTGCCCCTAGGCCCCCCTCCGCCGCCACCCGCCACCACCTCCATCCCTCAAAAGCAACCCTCTTCAAGAAGAAGCCAAACCCCACAGGCAAGAGGTGGAAGATACTCCCCCACGACGCCACCTCATCACACAGCGCCGAGTGGCCGTGCCCCGCCACCCCGCCTCCCGCCACCGCTTGGCCCACTGCCTGTGGTCCCACTCCGGAGCCTCTCCTCCTCTCCCCAGAGGAACAATCCAAATTGGCCGCTAAACGTGCCCATCACGACGCGCTTAAGGTCGTCCGCGATTTCTTGATTACTAATAATCCTGATGGTTTTGATGAAACAGAAGGAAGCGATGACGACGATGGCGATGAGCCGATGGCCGGAGATCGCGGCTGCGAGGAGTATGGTATTTTCTACAAAGTGTTTGAGGATACCATATTGAAGGAGTATTATGAGAAGAATTTCGTTATGGGAGAGTTTAGTTGTCTGGTTTGTGGAGTTGTTGTTGGTGGCAAGAattcgacgaagaagttcaAGGGCTGCTTGCCTCTCGTGCAGCACTCGATCACCATTGAGAAGACGAAGAGAAGAAGGGCGCATAGGGCGTTCGCTCAAGCTGTTTGTAAGGTTCTTGGTTGGGACATTCATCGCCTGCCCGAGATTGTTTCTATGCTGAGTGATAAATCTGGCAACACACAA GGGAATAGTAATGGTGACAACAAGGAGAGTTTAGTGGCTTTGTCTCACAATGTTGATTCTGTAAAGCATGTTACTTCATATGGTAAGGCTAACGAAGCAGAACCAGCATCTCATAGTGGTGAAAACTTGGAAGATATTGGTGTCGTCAATGCTCTGCCCGACAACGAGGAGCCTGCATCAGATGGGCTGACAGTT AGTTTTTCGGCCACTGTCTTCCCCTCCGCTGCTGTCCCCATGGTCAGCCACCATCTGCAGCCCTCAGAAGCTGAATGCCCGTGCCCTAGTCCTCCACATCTGCCTCCCACCAGTGGTTGGCCCACCACTGGCTTGGCTACTCTAGAAAAATCCAGTCTAAAAGCTCTGCCGCCCTCCTTCGAGGAACAGTTGATATTGGCTGCAAGACATGCCCATCAGCATGCCCTTAAGGTTGTCCATGAGTTCTTTAGGACAGATAAATCCAATGATTCTGATGAAATAGATAGTGAAAGTGATGATGGTGATGATGATGAACTGATGGAGGAAGACAGTGGGAGTGAGAAGTACAGTGTTTTCTTAAAGGTGTTTGAAGAAGGCACAGAGTTGAGGGAGTATTACATGAAGAATTTCTCTGAAGGGGAGTTTAGTTGTCTGGTTTGTGGTGCTGTGGGTGGAAAGAGAAGTGGCAAGACGTTTAAAGGTTGCTTGCCACTTGTGCAACATTCAATCACCATTGCCAAAACAAAGAAGAGGAAACCCCATAGAGCTTTCGGGCGAGCTGTCTGCAAGGTTCTTGGTTGGGACATTGATTGCCTTCATGACATTGCGGGTATGCTGAGTGACAAGACTGGCAAGATACAG GACAGCAAAGAGGATTCTGTGTCTTCTGTCCACAATGTTGATTTGGTAAAGCCAAACGATGATACTTTAGAGGGTAAAAATGACGAAGCAGCACCAGAAAGTGGACGTGTTTGTTCTGGAATTCCATCCAATAGTGATGACGGAGATATG AATTTAACTTGTCCTGACGCTGATAGAAATTTGGGAAATGGCAATTTGCATGCACATAGCTTGGAGGATCCAATAGCGGAATAA